AATTTAGATATAATTGGAGAAATGTCGAATATGGGTGATTATTAgtatatgaatgaatgataaaaggaaattaaagaaaagagagaaaattacAAGTTATCAGCTTTGGTTATCAAGTTTTGAGGATCAGAAGAAGAACTCGCCATCAATGAATGATCACCACTGCTTGCTCAATAATTGCTTCACACAACTTAACGGCACCATCATCACAGGTTGGGAATTGCTGCAtacataattcaattatttgatctgataaaaatgataaaattgtaaatattagtatatttttagatttagtcaaaaaaaaaaaaattagataaatggtaaacttgaaagaaaaaactacaccaaaatatgatattattttttttcttatgaatatCCTAGTAaccaaaaatttcatttttatttttaggtagcaGTGACCAGAAATTATATCATTAAAGTGGATAAATGAAATTTTCGAGGTTTGATTCCCGATTtctgcatataaaatataatatacttACTAATTGAGCTATACTCACaaaaatactttaaaaaaaaaataaaaatgaattagtGGGTATAAACTCCGATGCTTATGTATTGCATATAATATTGTATCAActtaaattatatatgattacGAGGACTATATAATATTCTTATTAAATATAAAGTATCAATTTTAAAGGTTCGGTGAATTTGACGGacatgtattatatttttttttgaagcaaggaCATGTATTATATACGCAACGGTTGATATTCGAATTTTGGACTCCCACTTATTTACCTAAGAGTAAAATATTCATAGCAAAAGAGTTGTacctaataaataatttaaatacataATTTAAAGTAATAATAAAACAGATGTCCActaataattttacactataatCTATATTGTATTTTATTAGCGTCAActgaatatataatattttataatgaagTGGTTATGTTCAGTTGTAGgaacatatattttatatataaggttTTGTTTgcaagcaaaaaaaattattttttagattttgtcttatgacttataagttaaaagacttgtttggtaacagtttttTTAGAAAGAGTTTATAGTTTCTTTTACTGacttataatttctttttcataagctatttcaagtagcttatgagtttatagcttttagcttttcattttttcttttatccttattattttaactaaaatccacatttaccctttataatttattatcattagaatttaaaataaaataagtaaatacatgttttaacgttgcttcttttaaaatcacatgtatatagtATGTTAACGTTgccttattatttattttcaaatataaaggctaaaacatattattatttttatcaattcataggtacgtatcttactataatttttttaaacaacgtATCTTACTCTAATTAACCATTATATtatattgtgaatatattttgttgttaatttttcatgaaGTATATCaactgaaatgaaaataattttttttaaaaaaattcagcatataaaaattagtttaataataatatttgaaagatatatttattgaattaataaattttaaatattgtaaaaaaaaaaaacttaaaatattaaattctaagtAACCTAAGTATCAGAGTTTAAATTCCAAACACTGCACTTAAGGTTgatgaaaacaaatataattcaaAACAATTATCCTTGATTTTATCGAACCTTTTCctctaaaaatctaaaaatggGGTAGTGTTCTCTCCTCAAATGTCTTGAGAAAGAATCCAACGGCAATTATAGCCTATAGGGGGTGCAAAGAGAGAAATGGGAAAGTGCAGTAATTGTATTCTAGTAAGTGCTTACTGAATTTAGAGATTGCTTGCTCTAGAGTCTCATTTCCTCATCttgatttttttcaataaaaaaggaacaaaatgtTGTACTACACAAGGTAGTGCCTAGTGCGTACTCTATCACTATGACATGTGCTCAAAGGCACTGTCACTTACATGCACTATTGCCACAATGTATCCACTTTCTTTGAGCCAAAGGCAAAAGGTTATGCcttaaatatttgaaaattttaaatgcGGTTCAAGGCAATATCTATTGTGGACAATCCTCATCAGTTTTCTAAGTGCCCACTAATTGTTTCCTTTAAATACACTCACAAACATgcacattaattatatttttattttgcacaGAGATATAAGGATGACTTGGTGGCCGAAATGAATGATAAGGAGGTCAGTAGTTCGATTTTCATCCTCaacaaaactaacaataataattACTAACATCGAGCgtttcaggaaaaaaaaaatcatattttgcGTAGGAATATTCCATTTCCACTCTTCTATGTATGCACTTAAAATAAAGTAGGATAAGGAAAGTATATATTAATAAGGGGTTTTCTAatttagaccctagttaggtctaagttagcaaggtgcaccttttcaattggaccaaaatacccattctttttaattaattaaccaaaatacccattagtagacgcagatccagtgtcgcgtgcgtaccgaaggaccatggttacagaccgttgatttccatcagacagccaagatctgatctcatcaagactgtctgatcaatcagacaacccagatcatcctgatccatcagattccagcgcctgcgccacactggattacaacctggagagagaaaaatttgctttttaaaagtaggacacgtgtcacacaatggttggctgggcgtgatttttgttcatttaatactttgaactcaattatttcgttgtaaattaattttttatttttttatttttataccaaaattcataattttttttgtctacaaatagagacttggttcgtttgatttggacaccgaaaaaaaaacgcaatttttcactaccttaatctcattttttgtctactaaatacgttacttgtgtgttgtaatttaacacgcaccactcaaccaactcactgaaaccattataccaggaaaatagtagataatattctggaacttttggtatattttttgaaatttttggaaagctgaaactatttttagttaattaaatgatataaaacggtaattaaaaactaatgtttgcttctgaaaccattttactggtagaatggttgcacatagttgtattctgaaaccattttactggtagaatggtttcaatgagtaatttattaattgtgtttgcttctgaaaccatttatctggtacaatggtttcagagagttgtaatctgaaaccattttgctggtagaatggtttcagtaagttgattattagttatttgcttctgaaaccatttagcttgtagaatggttgcacatagttgtattctgaaaccattttactggtagaatggtttcagtgagtaatttattaattgtgtttgcttctgaaaccatttatctggtacaatggtttcagagagttgtaatctgaaaccattttgctggtagaatggtttcagtgagttgatgtaaggtagtgaaaaatgagattaaggtagtgaaaaattgggtttttttttctgtgtccaaatcaaacgaaccaagtctctatttgtagagaaaaaaaaattatgaattttggtataaaaaaaataaataaaaaattaatttacaacgaaataattgagttcaaagtattaaatgaaaaaaaatcacgcccagccaatcagacagcgacacgtgtcctgcttttaaaaagtagattcttctctctccaggctgtaatccagtgtggtgcacgcgctggaatcggatggattcggatgatctgggctgtctgatggaTCAGatagtcttgatgagatcagatcttggctgtctgatggaaatcaacggcctgtaaccatggtactgcggtacgcgcgcgacactggatccgcgtccattgatggtaatttggttaattaattaaaaagaatgagtattttggtccaactgaaaaggtgcaccttgctaacttagacccaactgggtctaagttagcagccccctattaATAAAAACTAGCTCtctttttatgaaaatatgtcAGGACAAATTATTACATGTTATTTTAAGGACATACTTGAGCTATTAATACCAACAAACCTTGCTATTTTAGGCAAGGTTGGCTTCACTTTGCACTTAAGGATGGATTAACTATGTCTTTGTTGTTCGGTTTTTGATCATGTTTGGTGGAACTTTGCATTCCAAAACTCAAATGGAGAGCACATATGGGGCACATTTAGTGATGGTGTTGTGTTTCTTTTGGATGCTTCTAATTATGCCTTCTTCTTGTCAAGATGATGGAACTACTGCTGTGTACATTGTTACTCTTAGACAAGTCCCTATTTCTCACTATCAGGATGAGTTGAGCAGACTTTATAACCACTTCAGACATAGTGCTTCTGGGAGAACCAGACATCACAAACCAAGGTACATCATCGCTTTCACGATCTCACTTTCTATTTGTTAAAATGTTTGTTTAGTAGTTAATATCTAAATAATCCATGGACAAGTTGTTTAAAAAACTTATCATGATTTTTGTAACATTCTAACTTTTTGGTACTTTGTACCATCCTTATTTCTTGACTTGTGATGTGAGTTTATTTGTGAAAGTgaatgtttggttttttttttcagacatcaaaatgttacaaaagCAGATAAGAAACGTGGTTTTAACATTGCGCAAGTTCATGATTCGTTGTTGAAGAAGGTGTTTAAAGGGgaaaagtatctgaaactctatAGCTATCATTACTTGATCAATGGATTTGCTGTACTTGTTAGCCAACAGCAGGTATGAACGATGTTACTTTTCGTTTTGTATCATCATGATTTTTTTCCTTACGCCGTGAAAGAAATATGTGCTTGGTTTGGTTCCATATGTGATTTGATAAACTGCTTAATTTTGAAATCACTTATAAAGGCAGAGAAACTATCAAGGAGAAGAGAAGTGTCCAATGTGGTTTTGGATTTTTCTGTAAGAACTGCAACCACGCACACTCCACAGTTTCTTGGTCTGCCACAGGGAGCTTGGTTTCAATCAGGTGGGTTTGAAACTGCTGGAGAAGGAATCACTATTGCATTTGTTGACACTGGCATTGATCCTACACACCCAAGTTTCGCTGATGATAAATCTGAACATCCATTCAACGTTCCTGCTCGTTTTTCTGGCACCTGCGAGGTTACTCCGGATTTTCCATCTGGTTCTTGCAATAGGAAGCTTGTTGGGGCCCATCATTTTGCAGCATCTGCTATAACCAGAGGAATGTTTGATTCAAATGAGGACTATGCTTCTCCCTTCGACAGTGATGGCCATGGCACGTGAGTATTTTGCTACTTGCTCCATTCTTTAAATTGTGCCTATCTTCTATATGGGCTTGCTTTTCCACCGAATGTCCATTCTGACGTATCCGTAATATACAGGAACACGGCTTCTATTGCAGCTGGAAACCATGGAATTCCAGTGGTTGTTGCTGGCTATCGTTTTGGTAATGCTAGCGGAATGGCTCCTCGTTCACAGTAACTATTCCTTAACTTTAGTAAAAAATTCTTGTGCAACTATTATATAATCTTTGTGCCTATTGTAATCTGTTTATGCCAGcatgattgatttttttattttagatttattaatgTGTTCCATTTCGCTCTTTCACAGCATTGCTGTATACAAAGCATTATACAAGGGATTTGGAGGATTTGCTGCAGATGTTGTTGCAGCTATTGATCAGGTACATATATAGATAGACAGACAAGTGACTCATTGTTGTTCATGCCATTTATATATCCGCAGCAATAcatgataattgataattttatttgtggCCAATTGTTGACACTCATACTGTTATTTTTTCTACGTGCATGTTTCAATCATGTCTTCCTTCCTCTAGTATGTGCCAACCTGATTTTGTGGTTAACCATATAACTGTTCTGATGCCATGTCTTTATATACTTATGATTCAGTGAAGAACACATTTCATAGACATTCTTTGGATTCTTAATTTAAACCATTTGCCAATCCTATTGCATTTGCTTTTCTTTTGTTAATTTGAGcgcataatttatttattttttaattttgattaagGGCATGCACATTATTGAATCAAAGAGTTGTTACTGTAACAATCAATTATTGATAATTTGCTCCCATGTGGTCCCTTCAAAATCTGTTAACTAAATTGCATCCACAATTTTACATTTCTTGTAAGgtttaatatatgattaatttaattgtttacaGGCAGCTCAAGATAGGGTTGATATAATATGCTTGTCAATCACTCCTAATATGCGTCCTCCCGGTATTGCAACTTTCTTCAATCCAATAGACATGGCATTGTTGTCAGCTATAAAAGCTGGTATTTTTGTTGTGCAAGCTGCTGGAAATACTGGACCTTCGCCTATGAGCATGTCCTCCTTTAGTCCATGGATCTTTACCATTGGTGCTACCTCTCATGATCGACTTTATACAAATTCGCTATCTCTTGGAAATAATGTGACTATACTCGGAGTTGGACTTGCACGTAAAATTCTGTTGCTCTAATCCTGGTTAGCTATACATGACTTTATTTAGACTAATGCTGCATGTGTATAAGCCTGAGTATGCTTGCCTATTCACAATCActtgttaatatattattgaagTTCCTCCATGAATGATGAAATGAGTCAATTGTTAATGTatgcaaatattttttgttagtaTAGCAGTGTTGCTATTGAGATTTATTATAaccaacttttttaaaaaattcttttattacTATCCCAGCTAGCACATCTGAGAGCACAATGTACAAATTGATTCATGCACATCATGCTTTGAACGACGACACAACAATTGCCGATGATATGTATGTTGGTGAGTGTCAAGATGCAAGTAAGTTCAATAAAGATTTGGTCCAAGGAAACCTCCTAATGTGTAGTTATACAATGCGATTTGTTCTTGGTCTCTCCAGCATCAACAAGGCCTTAGAAACAGCTATGAATCTTAGTGCTGCTGGTGTTGTTTTCCCCATGAATCCTTCTGTCAACGGTTTTGAACTTAACCCAATTCCAATGAAACTTCCCGGCATAATAATTCCATTAGCAACTGATTCCAAGGTGCACATTTATGTTGTCCCATTTTTCATATTGCCTTTTATTTTACTACACAGTAAATGTATATAGCATTTTTGTTGTTCTCATTATGTATATGTTGTTTTCAACTGGACAGATATTACTAGAATACTACAATTCTTCAATAGAAAAAGACGGTACTtcagaaaaaattgttaaactTGGGGCTTTTGCTAGCATTAATGGCGGACTAACGGCTAGCTATAGTAATGTTGCCCCTAGTGTTATGTATTACTCTGCAAGAGGACCAGATCCAGAAGACAGTCTTCCTCGTGAAGCTGACATTTTGAAACCCAATCTGGTAGCTCCTGGAAGTTTAATATGGGCAGCTTGGAGTTCTGTTGCCACTGATTCCGATGAATTTCTAGGTTTGTAAATGcataaacaaaattttactaTAAAGCAAAGAGAAGTGCTGGCAAAACAATCTATTATTGGCTGAAATTCACGCAGGTTCCTCTAATTTATGCGGTCTCATTTCCTCTGTCGTGGAATCCATTCTCAAATTGGTTGAATCCACATGAATTTCAGCCAATAACATAAAGAGAGTTATAAAGTGTTTTCCGGCACTTCTCAGAAACAAAATGCAGACAAGTTAAACACGCCGTTGGTCTTTTTAAGTTAAACATACCATCTTTATTAGGAAATGTGAATAT
This portion of the Trifolium pratense cultivar HEN17-A07 linkage group LG3, ARS_RC_1.1, whole genome shotgun sequence genome encodes:
- the LOC123917062 gene encoding subtilisin-like protease SBT2.3; its protein translation is MFGGTLHSKTQMESTYGAHLVMVLCFFWMLLIMPSSCQDDGTTAVYIVTLRQVPISHYQDELSRLYNHFRHSASGRTRHHKPRHQNVTKADKKRGFNIAQVHDSLLKKVFKGEKYLKLYSYHYLINGFAVLVSQQQAEKLSRRREVSNVVLDFSVRTATTHTPQFLGLPQGAWFQSGGFETAGEGITIAFVDTGIDPTHPSFADDKSEHPFNVPARFSGTCEVTPDFPSGSCNRKLVGAHHFAASAITRGMFDSNEDYASPFDSDGHGTNTASIAAGNHGIPVVVAGYRFGNASGMAPRSHIAVYKALYKGFGGFAADVVAAIDQAAQDRVDIICLSITPNMRPPGIATFFNPIDMALLSAIKAGIFVVQAAGNTGPSPMSMSSFSPWIFTIGATSHDRLYTNSLSLGNNVTILGVGLAPSTSESTMYKLIHAHHALNDDTTIADDMYVGECQDASKFNKDLVQGNLLMCSYTMRFVLGLSSINKALETAMNLSAAGVVFPMNPSVNGFELNPIPMKLPGIIIPLATDSKILLEYYNSSIEKDGTSEKIVKLGAFASINGGLTASYSNVAPSVMYYSARGPDPEDSLPREADILKPNLVAPGSLIWAAWSSVATDSDEFLGENFAMMSGTSMAAPHVAGLAALIKQKFPDFSPAAIGSSLSTTASLNDNSGKPIMAQRTYPSPDLNKSPATPFDMGSGFVNATAALNPGLLFDSSYDDYMSFLCGINGSASAVLEYTGQNCWTHNSTVYGSDLNLPSITIARLDQSRVVQRAVQNIAGNETYSVGWSSPYGVSVKVSPTRFSIANGERQVLSVIFNATGNSSTASYGRIGLFGNQGHVVNIPVTVIVKISL